In the Butyricicoccus intestinisimiae genome, CGGAGTCACGACAAACCGATTGCCGTAAAAATCCCACTCGCCCAGAATATACGCGAGCGGCTCGTCCTGCTTTCTGCGTTCGAACAGCACGTGCAGCTGTTCTCTCGTCTCCGCGTCCAGCGGCAGCTCCCGCCAAGCGCGCGCGTGCTTCGCCTGCCCGTGCAGGGCGAACGCGACCAGCTCGCGCGCCTCCAGCTCGGCTTCCTCCACGCCGATGTCGGTCAGCGCCTGCCGCAGGGACACATACGCATCCCAAATACTCACCATGCGTCCTCCTGCTTGTCGTCCGGAATGACGCGCTCCAGTGCCTCGATTGCCACTTCAATCATGCTGTCATCCGGTTCCAAAACCGTGATGTGCTGCAGCATCATGCCCGGCCAGCGCAAAATGCTCGACAGCACGCCGTCATGTCTGCCCGCAAACCGGTTGACCTCATAGCTCAGACCGATGACAACCGGCAGCAGCACAAGGCGCAGCACCAGCTGCATGATTCTGCTCTCCGCCGTCACGACGGAGAACACCAAAATGCTGATAATCATAATCACGAACAAAAAGCTCGTGCCGCAGCGCGGATGCTCGCGCGGCTGGACGCGGACGTTTTCCACCGTGAGTTCCAGCTGCTTTTCATAGCAGTAAATCGTCTTGTGCTCCGCGCCGTGATAGCGAAATGTCCGCTTCATGTCGGGAATCAGGCTCATGAGCGCCATATACGCGATAAAAATGACAATGCGCAGCACGCCCTCCAGCAGATTTCTGCCCCAGTGCGCCGTGCTGTCCGGCAGAAAGCCGGTCACGAGCGCCGGAAGCAGGATAAACAGCCCGACTGCGAGACCCACGCCGATGAGAATGGACAGGAAATACAGCACGGATTCCACCAGCCCGTCACCGAAGCGGTCTTTGAACCACTGCTCCAGCTTGGACGGCTGCTCGTCCTCCTCGTCCTCCAGCAGAATTTTAGACGAATAATCAATCGCCTGAAAGCCCTCAATCAGCGACTGCACCATGAGGACAAAGCCGCGGATGACCGGCACACCGGCAATTTTATGCGTTTCCTTGAGCGGCGTATAGGGCTTTTCCTCTATGGCAAGTCCGCCGTCCGGCTTGCGCACGACCGTGCACGTCTTGCGCGGTCCCTTCATCATGATGCCCTCTAAAATCGACTGGCCGCCGATGGTTGTTTTGTGCACAACCCGTTGTGATGCTTTGCTCAACTAAGACTCCTTCTCTTCCTGCTCCTGCGCCTCGGGTTCCAGCTGCGCAGGGCGCGTTTCGGTGTTGGCGAGCGGCAGCGTAATCGTCACCGTCGTGCCCTCGCCGTAAATGCTGGCAACGTTCAGCGTGCCGCCGTGCATACGGACAATCTCATCCGTGACGGCAAGGCCGATGCCGCTGCCGCGCTGCTTGGAGCTGCCCTTGTAGAACTTCTCCTTGACGAACGGCAGCTCGTCCTCCTTGATGCCGACGCCCCAGTCGCGCACCTCAATCATCACGGTGTAGCTGTCACGCGACAGCGTGATGCGGATGCGTCCGCCGCTCTTGCCGTACTTCGCCGCGTTGTCGATGATGTTGAGGAACACCTGCTTCATGCGGTGGCGGTCGCCGTTGACCGGACACATCTGATCCGGAATGTCGTATTCCAGCTGAATGTTTTCTTTTTCCAGCATGTTTTCGTACATGTACACCGCTTCGTACAGCTCTGCACCGACGTCAAACAGCTCCATATTCAGCTTCATGCGGCCGGATTCCAGACGCGTAAAGTCGAGCAGTTCCTCGACCATCTGGGTCAGGCGGCGGCTCTCCTTCTGGATGATGCCGAGACCCATGATGACCTCCTCCGGATCCGTCGCGCCGCCCGCAATCAGCGTGTCGCTCCAGCCGCCGATGGCGGTGAGCGGCGTGCGCAGCTCGTGCGAAACCGACGAGATAAAGTCATTTTTCATGCGCTCCGCCTTGCCGATTTCCTCGGACATATGATTGATGGTGTCGCACAAATCGCCGATTTCATCGTCATACACCTTGTGCAGGCGCATGCCGTAACGGCCCGCCGCGATTTCCTTGGCGATGATATTGATTTTCATGACCGGCTCGACAATCGACTTGATAAAGTACCGGTTGGACAGCTCGACAGCCAGCGCAAAAAACGCGCCGAGCAGCAGACACGCCAGCACAATGACGATAATCTGCCGCTGCACCAGTGCCATCGAGGAGATGCAGCGCACGCAGCCAATCAGATTGTTGTTGGTGTCAACCAGCGGCGCAGACGCCGAGATGACGCGCTCGCCGGACACGCTGTCCCTGCCCATCCACACGATGGTCGCGTTTTGCTCCAGACACTGCGCGGTGTCCTTGGTGCCCGGTGCCGAGCCGATGGTTGTAAACGAGGACGAGGACGACAGAATATTTCCCGCGCTGGAGATAATCTGAATTTCCAGCTTGTCCTTGTCCTCCATATTCGCCACGAACGACTCGCTCGCAGACAAAAACTGGTCGTAGCTGGAGTTGAGAAACCGGTTGATAAAGCTCGCGGACTGCGTGACGCGCGTGTACAGATTCTGCCGGATGTTATTATAGTAATAGCTGGCGGAAAGCGTCGTCACGAAGATGGTCACAATCGCAAGCGCCGCCATGATGATGGTCATGGAGTTCATCGTCCAGCGCCCCTTCAGGCCGCCGTGCGCGTGCTGCACGCGTATCTCGCGCGGACCGCCGTCCCCGTCTTTTTTTGCCTTAAATTCCTGCGAAATATCAGGCAGCTCTCTGGTATCCGCAGTTACTTTTTTATCCATAGAGCCTTAATCCTTCCACATGTAGCCAAAGCCGCGCACGGTCGTGATGTGGCGCGGAGATGCCGGATCGTCCTCTACCTTGATGCGCAGACGGCGAATGTTGACGTCGACAATCTTGAGCTCGCCGGAATAGTGCTTGCCCCAGACCGCGCCGAGCAGCTCTTCTCTGTCCATCGCTCTGCCGCGGTTTTCCAAGAAGGTTTTCATAAGTGAAAATTCCACCTGCGTCAAATCCACGCGCTTGCCGTTCTTTTTCAGCTCTCTGGCGCGCATGTCCAGACAAAATTCGCCGCTCTGGATGGTCTCCGCGGTAAACGAGTGCAGACCCAGACGGCGCACCAGCGCATCGACGCGGGCGGTCAGCTCCAAGACCGAAAACGGCTTGGTCACATAGTCATCCGCGCCGGTCATCAGACCGGTGACCTTGTCGGATTCCTGCGTGCGGGCGGTCAGCATGATGATGCCGCCCTCGTACCCCTCGCTGCGCAGCGTGCGGCACACCTCATAGCCGTCAATGCCCGGCAGCATGACATCCAAAATACACACCGCGACATCGGTGTTTTCCTGATATTTTTCCAGTGCTTCCTCGCCGCTGCCCGCCTGCACGACCTCGTAGCCTGCGCGCTTGAGATTGATTACCACAAAGGCGCGGATATTTTCTTCATCCTCCAGCACCAAAACTTTTCGCGTCATCATAGTCGTTTGATTCTCCTTTTTCCTCACCAATCCGTGCGTGTTATGACCATTCGCTCATAATCACGCCGAATGCATCTTCCAACTGTTTTTTGGACAGCGCCAGCTCGCTGTCCGCGCTGCCCAGCTTGGCAGCGTAGCTGATATCCGACGTCGAGCCGAGGTCAATCAGACCCTGCTGCTTCGCCTTGTTCTCCCGCCCGTCGCCGGTAAAGACATAAATGGTCAGCAGCGGCGCGGTTTTCCCCTTCGGCGTGAATACGGTCTGGTTGACGCCGGTTCCGCTGTTTGTGCTGATGGTTACGTTCCCGCGCCATGCCGACGGGAGCTTGAACATCCAGCCCTCTGTCGGGCTTTTATAGGTGGTCAGCGCCAGCTGCGCCTGTCCGCTGCTGTCAAACTGATACCAGTCCATCAGGCTGTTGATGTCCGAGCTGCTCGCCTCGCCGAGCACGTTGTCGGTCACATGCACCGCGTCCGGCGCATCCGGCGATGGCTGCGGCACCTCAATCGCGGCGTCGCCGTTGATGTCCTCGCAGAAATACAGCGTGGTGGCGCGGTACGTCGATGTGCCGGAGTTCTGCGACAAATTGCGCAGCGTGGTGTTCTTTTGGTCGAGCACGTAAATATCCGTCTGCATGCCGTTGTCATTTTCGATTTTGTTGTCGACAAAGACCGCCTGCGTGCCGTCCGGACTCAGCTGTCCCGCCTGCAGGTTGGCGACGGTCTGGGCGTCCTGCGACGCATACGCCTGTGACAGCAGGCTCATCTGCTTGTCGGCATACGAATACACCTGTGCAATCTTGCGTCCCGCGCCCTCATACGACAGCGTGAACAGCTCCTCCGTGCCGTCCTGATCCAGATCGGCGATGGTGTAGTCGGTGCACGTCGTGTCGAGCAGCTCCTGGAGCTTGCCGTCCTGAATGCTGTACACGGTCAAACCCTTGCCGACGCCGCTCGCCAGCGTCCACGTCAGCGTGAACAGCCGCTGGTCTCCGTCCTTGATGCGGATAAAGTCCATCGCGCCGATTGCCGTGCCGGGGCCTTCTACGCTTCCCAGCTCCTGATACGAATCGCCGTCCTTGGTAAACGCATAGACGTAGATTTTGCCGCCGGACTCGTCGCGCAGGAAGGCGATGGCCTCCTTGCCGTCCTCGCCGTCAATGTCGGCAAAGGTCACGGCGTTGCGGTACGAGCCGCTCTGCGGCGCGGAATA is a window encoding:
- a CDS encoding response regulator transcription factor; translation: MTRKVLVLEDEENIRAFVVINLKRAGYEVVQAGSGEEALEKYQENTDVAVCILDVMLPGIDGYEVCRTLRSEGYEGGIIMLTARTQESDKVTGLMTGADDYVTKPFSVLELTARVDALVRRLGLHSFTAETIQSGEFCLDMRARELKKNGKRVDLTQVEFSLMKTFLENRGRAMDREELLGAVWGKHYSGELKIVDVNIRRLRIKVEDDPASPRHITTVRGFGYMWKD
- a CDS encoding DUF1385 domain-containing protein — protein: MSKASQRVVHKTTIGGQSILEGIMMKGPRKTCTVVRKPDGGLAIEEKPYTPLKETHKIAGVPVIRGFVLMVQSLIEGFQAIDYSSKILLEDEEDEQPSKLEQWFKDRFGDGLVESVLYFLSILIGVGLAVGLFILLPALVTGFLPDSTAHWGRNLLEGVLRIVIFIAYMALMSLIPDMKRTFRYHGAEHKTIYCYEKQLELTVENVRVQPREHPRCGTSFLFVIMIISILVFSVVTAESRIMQLVLRLVLLPVVIGLSYEVNRFAGRHDGVLSSILRWPGMMLQHITVLEPDDSMIEVAIEALERVIPDDKQEDAW
- a CDS encoding sensor histidine kinase, which codes for MDKKVTADTRELPDISQEFKAKKDGDGGPREIRVQHAHGGLKGRWTMNSMTIIMAALAIVTIFVTTLSASYYYNNIRQNLYTRVTQSASFINRFLNSSYDQFLSASESFVANMEDKDKLEIQIISSAGNILSSSSSFTTIGSAPGTKDTAQCLEQNATIVWMGRDSVSGERVISASAPLVDTNNNLIGCVRCISSMALVQRQIIVIVLACLLLGAFFALAVELSNRYFIKSIVEPVMKINIIAKEIAAGRYGMRLHKVYDDEIGDLCDTINHMSEEIGKAERMKNDFISSVSHELRTPLTAIGGWSDTLIAGGATDPEEVIMGLGIIQKESRRLTQMVEELLDFTRLESGRMKLNMELFDVGAELYEAVYMYENMLEKENIQLEYDIPDQMCPVNGDRHRMKQVFLNIIDNAAKYGKSGGRIRITLSRDSYTVMIEVRDWGVGIKEDELPFVKEKFYKGSSKQRGSGIGLAVTDEIVRMHGGTLNVASIYGEGTTVTITLPLANTETRPAQLEPEAQEQEEKES